In Desulfurococcaceae archaeon MEX13E-LK6-19, the genomic window GATGCCGCCTTGCACTATAATAAATGGTGGTACGATAATAATCGTGGTACCATTTGCTGGGATATTAATTGACCCTAGTGCGTAGATAGTTAAACCTATGAATACAATCATTATACCAATTATTATGAGCATTACTCCGAGGAACTCCTTGACAAATATATTTTCTTTTTCAAAAGCCGGCTCCAATAAGCATTCCCTACAGTATTCTATTGAGTTCATTAAGAAAGATTAGTAGATATTGAGTAAAAAATCTTGTTTATTAAAAACATTGTTTGTTTTAGTAAAAATTTCGAAGGAGACTTTACTTTACGAGCTCTCTTAGCTTTTCTAGCATTACCTTTCTCTCAATGCTGGCGACTAGTCTCCTTGTCTGTATTACTACGTCAGGGTTAACGCTGATGCTGTCGATACCAGCTCTTACTAGGAATTCTGTGAACTCTGGATATACGCTAGGTGCTTGTCCACAGATACTTACTGTTGCGCCCTTGGAGTGTGCTTTCTCGATTAGCATCTTTATGGCTGCTAGTACTGCTGGGTCACGTTCGTCGAAGTAGCCTAGTTCTGCTAGTAGACCGCTGTCACGGTCTGCGCCTAGGACTAGCTGTGTTAGGTCGTTGCTACCAATGCTGAATCCGTCTACATACTCAGCGAACTTGTCTGCTAGGAATACTATGCTTGGTACCTCGGCCATAGCCCATACTTTGAAGTCTTTGCTCCTCTTTAGACCCTCTTCCTCAAGGATCTTGATGGCCTTCTCTAGCTCCCAGATTGTCCTGACGAATGGGAACATTACCCATACGTTGGTTAGACCCATCTCTTCTCTTACTTTCCTGATGGCTCTAACTTCTAGTCTGAATGCTGGCTCGTACTTCGGGTGGATGTACCTGCTTACACCACGCCATCCAATCATTGGGTTCCTCTCGTCGGGCTCGTACTTCTCGCCGCCTTTTAGTCCCTTGTACTCGTTGGTCTTGAAGTCACTGAACCTTACTACTACTGGTCTTGGATAGATTGCTTGTGCTACCTTGGCGATACCCTCTGCTAGCTTGTCTACGAAGAAGTCTCCCTTACCCTGCTCGATCAAGTATAGTGGGTGGTATTGCACCCAGTCAGTGATAATGAACTCGATTCTCATTAGGCCAATACCGTCGAATGGTAGGTGCTTGTACTTCTCAATAGCGTCTGGCTCACCTAGGTTCATGTAGATCTTGGTAGCTGTTACGGGGTATAGTGGGAGTAGCTGTTCTGGACTAATACCAACAGCTACTTCAGCTTTGGCTGCCTCCTCCTTAGGCTTGACTAGTTCTTCTACAATACCATCGTAGACTACACCTCTGCTGCCGTCAACGGTTACCTCCATACCAGTCTTGATGACTTGTGTAGCATTTCCGGTACCAACGATACATGGTATACCTAGCTCACGGCTTACGATGGCTGCGTGGCTTGTCATACCACCTTCGTCTGTCACGATGGCTGCAGCCTTCTTCATTAGTGGTACCCAGTCAGGGTCGGTCATCTTTGTTACTAGTACTTCACCTTCCTTGAACTCCTGGGCCTCCTTGCTGTGTGGGTCGAAGAGTACTTTTGCTACACCAGCACCTACTCCTGGGCTTGCTGGTAGTCCCTTGACTAGTACCTTTGCTTCACTCATCTTGACGACTTTCTTGAAGCCTTTGAGTTCGGCCTTCTTCTCTTCCTCCTTAGCCTTCTTTGTGCTCCAGACAGTTTCTGCACGGGCTTGCACTATGAATACGTTCTGTGGATACGGTAGGTCCATGTCGATAGCCCACTCTATGTCCATTGCTCTGCCGTAGTGTTTCTCTATCTTAACACCTAGTTCGGCTAGCTTCTTTACTTCCTCATCGTTTAGTGATGGTGCATCAGGCTGGAACTGTGGGAACCTTGGGTCTGGTAGCTGTATGGTCTCGTTTTCGCCCTTCTCTGGGTTGAATACTATGGCTATGTTCTTCTTGTTGATTCTTCTATCTTTGATCTCAAGTGTTTCCTTGTCTACAACCCACTCGTCGGGTGTAACCTTGCCTCCTACAACAGCTTCACCAAGACCCCATGCGCCCTCGATGACTACTACGTTGGTCTCGCCTGTGACTGGGTGTAGTGTGAACATTACGCCAGCGCTTCTGCTGTTGACCATCTTCTGTACTGTTACGCTCATTAGTGCTTTCTCGTGTGGTATGCCTTGTTGTACACGGTAGAATACTGCTCTGGCTGTGAATAGGCTAGCCCAACAATCCTTGACTCTCTTTACAACAGCGTCTTCTCCAAAAACGTTCAAGTAGGTCTCCTGCTGTCCAGCAAAGCTTGCCTCTGGTAGGTCCTCGGCTGTAGCACTGCTTCTAACAGCTACACGTGGGTTCTCAATGCCAAGTCTCTTGGACAGCTCACGGTAAGCGTTCCTTATAGCTGCTTCGATTTCTGGAGGCATGGGGGTTTCTTTGATTAGTTTCCTGATCTTCTCTGTTGTCTCCTGTAGGAGAGCTGTATTGTTTACATCAAGGTCTCTAAGCATGCTGTAGATTTTCTCTGCGAGCCCTGTTTTTTCTAGGAAGTACTTGTAGGCATAAGCTGTTACAGCAAAACCTGGTGGCACGGGTATTCCTGCTCTAAGCATTTCACCAAGGTTTGCGTTTTTACCTCCAACAAGAACGACGTCGTCCTTAGTTACTTCTTCAAGCCATAGAATAAACCGTTTTTCTTTAGGGATTTCACTCATACCGGGTCAACCCCTCTTCTTGGTAGAACCTAACGTTAAATACTCTTTATAAGTAATTCGCTGCCATACCACTAGGTTATAATCAGAGGATATAATGTCGTCTCAACAGCTCATATAATCCAGTATTATTCAAGGCGGAAAATGAGTTGTTTAAAAAGAAAGAGCTCAGAGAGTAGTCCCGTCATCACTTTTCAGATGCGTCATCACTCATCATTTACGGCGTTTAACTCTTGAACGAAGCATTGTCCAGTAAGCCCAAGCTCTTCTCTTAAGTGCTTGTACTCTATGGCTATGTAGTATAGAGTTGTTAATAGATGTGATGCTTGATAGAGCGCTTCTGAATCCATTTGTGGAATTCATAGTCACTATGGCCATTGCTATGGCATGTATCTTCTCTTCCTCAAGTATGCTGTCAGTTATGCTTTTTCCATAATACTCAATAAACTTTGTTGTATGAATACCTTTTCTAAACACCGGATGCTGTATGATCTTACGTAGTAGGAGTATGTTTGTTTCAACACCTGTTATAGTAAACTCCAGGAGGGCTCTCTCAAGTCTTTTTAGCGCTTGTTCTCTATTACTACCCCATGCAATAACCTTTGCTATTAATGGGTTGTACTCTGGAGGAATAAATGATCCCTTGTTTACTCCGGAGTCAACTCTTATGCCCGGCCCATTTGGTTCAATATAATCTACAATAGTTCCAGGGCTTGGAAGCATTGTGAGAGGATTTTCTGCATTTACACGAGCCTCAATAGCATGTCCATTGATTCTTATATTATCTTGCTTTAAGTCCAAGCTGCCTTCAAGAGCTATCTCTATTTGTTTCGCAACTATGTCTATACCAGTAATCATCTCCGTGACTGGATGCTCGACCTGAAGTCTCGCATTAATTTCCATGAAATAGTGTTTACGTGTCTTTACGTCGAAAAGCATTTCGACGGTGCCAGCATTAGTATAGCCTATGTATCTCATGAGCTTTACTGCATCTTCGGTTATATTCATTCTCTCTTTATTTGTCAGAATAGGAGCTGGAGCCTCCTCAAGCAGTTTTTGGTGCCTTCTCTGTACACTACAATCCCTCTCGAATAGGTGAACAACTTTATCTCCATCAGATAATATTTGTACCTCAATGTGTTTAGGATTCTCCAAGTACTTCTCTACATAAAGTCTCTTGTCACCAAAAGCGTTCTCAGCTTCTTTTTGTGCTTGTTCAAACAACGACTCAATATCATCCCCGCTTCTAATGATTCTTATACCCATACCTCCTCCGCCGGCAACAGCCTTGAGTAACACGGGATAGCCATGGGTTCTTGCAAAATCTCTGAGATCTTCAGGATCCTTTACTATAGCCCATGGCAGTGTGGGGACATCAGCTTCTTCAGCCTTCTTCTTAGCCATCGCCTTATCTCCAGCGAGCTCCATTGCTTCAGGCGATGGCCCTATGAAGATAAAGCCTTTATCACGTACTTTCTTCGCGAACTCAGGATTCTCAGATAAGAAACCATAACCAGGATGTATTGCATCAGCACCAAGCTCCTCGGCCGCCTTTATGATATCCTTTATATTGAGGTAACTAGAAACCTCATAGTCTTCAGACATGAAATGTCTATGAAAACTCTTTTTGTCAATAGAAGTGTAAATTCCAAGAGGTATGTGCCCTAGTTCTTTGACGGTTCTTGCTATTCTAATTGCTATTTCTCCACGGTTCGCGATTAATATCCTCCATCGCTTACCCATATTAAGACCTCATACAGCTAGTTCCATTATCTCATATCATGGTTTAGCTTAGACCACAAGTACTCTGTATCCTAGACACTTATATTAATTACCTCTCATGGAAAAAACCCTTAGTATGAGAGTGTAATCACCTCATATAAATTACTTTTATCCGTGGAATACTTTTCATTAATTCAAATGCCCTTCCCGCATTATGCTCTCTCTCGATTTTACGAAGAATAGCAATGTCATCTTCAGTCAAAGGCGCTGTTCTATAGAAAAGCATTGTGTCCCCCACTGTCTCTATAGCATGTCCTATGCCTCTATTCAGCATTATTGAGAAAATAGTTATCATATCCTGTATTGATGGGAAAGCTCTTGTAGCGGGATGTGTATGGGCAGAGAAACACTGGTTGACAGCAGGAATTCTTACTCTCTCGGGATCTCCCTCAACAATAGCTGCTTTCCCATAGAATGATATAGCGAGGTAGTACTCTCTTTTTGTTAAGAGAGTCCTACTAGCATAAGACTTCATAGTATAGTGAAGGCTTTCAATGTATTTCCTAGCAATTATCTCATAGAGCTTCCCATACTCATATATGCCCCTACCTATTACGACATTGTCAATACTCCATTCCTCAGAGAAGATCCTGACACTTTCATAAGGATCATATTTACAATTGATAGGTTCTATGACTATTTCTGTTGTCCACGGCATGTTGCTGTCGAGTTCATTAATGTATACAGTTGTACAATAAGCATCGTCTATAACGTCTTCAATAAAGTTTACAAGCCTTGAATAAAAGGCTATTGTTTTAGTAATATTGTCTTCAAAAATTATTTGTTCTTTATCGTATTTACCCCTCAATATCATCTTCACCATAGTTAGAAACAAAGCTTAGCCGGGTTTGTTCTTAGAAAACTCTACATAGACTTCTATGGCTTTGTATAAGTCATCTACTACGATATACTCATCTACTTGATGGGCAACATCAGAATCACCGGGCCCATAAGAGACTGCTTGTATTCCCTTCGAAGTATAGTAGTGAAGATCTAGTCCTCCTGTACAGACAACTTTCCGTGGTTGTTTGCCGAGTATTTTCTGTATAGTGTTTTCGAGTGTTCTAGTTAATGTTGATTGGGGATCCGTTAAGGCAGGCTCGAGTTTTGTAACGATCTTGATATCTACGTCGGCTTTCGCATAGGAAGCAGCTTGTTTAATGTAAGAGATAAGCTCTTTCTCGACATCATCAACGTTTTCCTCTACAATAACCCTCCTGTCTATACTGAATGACACCTGGCCTGGTACTATGTTTATGCTTCCGGGAGCAGTTAGTTTACCACCTAGATTCATTGTTGCCTTAGCGCTTTCCGGCATGTCGTAAGTATATTTGCTTCTCCTTGACTCGACAACAGGTTTTACTTCCTCTATCAGGTACTTGGCTACATAGACCATTTTCTCAAACGCGTTAATACCTAGCCAAGGCGTGCTGCCATGTGTTTGTTTTCCTTTAACTATTACTTCAGCCCATACGGCACCCTTGTGCCCTATCCAGATAGTGTCTATACCACTCGGCTCAGCTATGATGACCCAGTCTGGTCTACTGCCAAGCTTGTCGACAAGATATCCTGTCCCAGTTTCACCACCTATTTCCTCATCAGGAACTATAGCTGCTTCAACGACATGGTCGAGAGGTTCTTTAGACGACGCCAAATACGCCATTGCTGCTACAAAGGCAGCTATCCCGCCTTTCATATCAGTGGAACCACGTCCATAGATCTTGTTGTCTATTTTCTTAGGTTTAAATGGGTCTGTTATTTTCCATCCAGCACCAGGTGCGACCACGTCATAATGTCCATTAAATTGTATTACTTTGTCTCCTGAACCTAATTTCGCGAGAAGAATGTATCTTGGTTTTTCTGGTCTCAGCGATTCTGGTAGAACTTTCCTAAGGTATTCATCTTCGACACGGTAGATTGTGGTGTGGATACCGTATTTCTTCAATACCTCGCTATAATATTCAACAATTTCTTTGTAACTATCTCCTAGAACTGTTGGATACTCAATACTCTTCATAAGGACTTTTTCAGCAAGCTCATAGACCCATTTGGGAAGCATTATAGCCACCACATTATAGAAGTTACTGTCAAGGTATAAATTGAATGCGACGCAGAAGCGGAAAGAATTGCTTTCTCATAGTGTGTTTAAGAGAAATAATATCTATTTGTTTTACCACGATTATTTATAAGGGATAGCGTGTACCTATGTGCCTTGTAAAGTAAAGATAATGTGGTGTAGTACAAAAACAAGGTGTAGAAATCTTGGCACGTAGGTATAGAGCAGAGATATCGTCGGGAGGATTCATAGAGATAGAAATAGATGGTAAAGATCGTGAGTATAATGTGAAAATATTTGATGAATCCGGTGTTAGAATATATAATGTCAAGATCATAAATATTGATGATGACGCCAAACAAGCTGTTATTGAGATAAACGGTAGACGAGTAAAGATAGCAGGCTTGTCTGGAGGAATCGTGATTAATGGTGTGCCATCTATTGTGAAAAGAGTATTTGAGTTAATTCCGATAAGTTATGGTGAAAAAACTGGTGTAAAAAGAGTTGTACAGAGAGAAAAAGGATTAATTGTCTCGCCTATTGATGGAAAGATAACTGACGTCAAGGTAAAACCAGGAGACAAAGTTAACCCTGATAGCGTAATTGCTTTAATGTCTTCTATGAAAATGATTACGGAGATCAAGGCTGGTATAGCAGGTGTTGTAACAGAGGTTTATGTAAAGCCTGGTGTCGCGATAAAGAAGGGTGAAAAGATAGTAAAAATAAAGCCCATAGTCGAGGAAGAAGGCAAGGAGGAGAAAAAGGAGAAAAAGAGTAGGAGAAAGAAGAAACAATAAACAGTATTGCTTATCTATAGAATATAAACTATAACATGTTTAAAACCAATATTGCCTCATATTGTGTTGTGTATAAAATTATTTGTATTTGTTTTATTGAATCGTCAAAACATTAAAGTGGGATGTTACCATGTTTTCTTGGTATAATCTCTTCTTTCTTATCCATTAATGCTTCTAATGCTACGAATATCTTCTTCCTTGTAGTCCTTGGTTCAATAACATCGTCTACGTATCCTAGTTCTGCAGCTCTGTAGGGGTTTGCAAATAGTCTACGGTACTCGATTAATTTCTGCTTCATGAATCCTTCGGGATCCTCCATTTTACTTGCTTGTTTCCTGTAGAGTATACGTACAGCACCTTCTGGTCCCATTACTGCTATCTCGGCTGTAGGCCATGCATAGACTATGTCTCCTCCAAGCGATTTAGAGCCCATTGCAATGTATGCTCCACCATATGCTTTCCGCACTATTATCGTGATCTTGGGTACAGTCGCCTCGGTGTATGCATAGAGTATTTTTGCTCCATGTTTTATTATGCCATTGTGCTCCTGGTCTATACCTGGCATGAATCCTGGGGTGTCAACGAATGTTATTATCGGTATGTTGAATGCGTCACAGAACCTTACAAACCTCGCGATCTTATTTGATGCATCTATGTCTATAACACCAGCGTTAACAAGAGGCTGATTAGCAACGATGCCTAC contains:
- the ppsA gene encoding phosphoenolpyruvate synthase, which translates into the protein MSEIPKEKRFILWLEEVTKDDVVLVGGKNANLGEMLRAGIPVPPGFAVTAYAYKYFLEKTGLAEKIYSMLRDLDVNNTALLQETTEKIRKLIKETPMPPEIEAAIRNAYRELSKRLGIENPRVAVRSSATAEDLPEASFAGQQETYLNVFGEDAVVKRVKDCWASLFTARAVFYRVQQGIPHEKALMSVTVQKMVNSRSAGVMFTLHPVTGETNVVVIEGAWGLGEAVVGGKVTPDEWVVDKETLEIKDRRINKKNIAIVFNPEKGENETIQLPDPRFPQFQPDAPSLNDEEVKKLAELGVKIEKHYGRAMDIEWAIDMDLPYPQNVFIVQARAETVWSTKKAKEEEKKAELKGFKKVVKMSEAKVLVKGLPASPGVGAGVAKVLFDPHSKEAQEFKEGEVLVTKMTDPDWVPLMKKAAAIVTDEGGMTSHAAIVSRELGIPCIVGTGNATQVIKTGMEVTVDGSRGVVYDGIVEELVKPKEEAAKAEVAVGISPEQLLPLYPVTATKIYMNLGEPDAIEKYKHLPFDGIGLMRIEFIITDWVQYHPLYLIEQGKGDFFVDKLAEGIAKVAQAIYPRPVVVRFSDFKTNEYKGLKGGEKYEPDERNPMIGWRGVSRYIHPKYEPAFRLEVRAIRKVREEMGLTNVWVMFPFVRTIWELEKAIKILEEEGLKRSKDFKVWAMAEVPSIVFLADKFAEYVDGFSIGSNDLTQLVLGADRDSGLLAELGYFDERDPAVLAAIKMLIEKAHSKGATVSICGQAPSVYPEFTEFLVRAGIDSISVNPDVVIQTRRLVASIERKVMLEKLRELVK
- a CDS encoding ATP-grasp domain-containing protein, whose protein sequence is MGKRWRILIANRGEIAIRIARTVKELGHIPLGIYTSIDKKSFHRHFMSEDYEVSSYLNIKDIIKAAEELGADAIHPGYGFLSENPEFAKKVRDKGFIFIGPSPEAMELAGDKAMAKKKAEEADVPTLPWAIVKDPEDLRDFARTHGYPVLLKAVAGGGGMGIRIIRSGDDIESLFEQAQKEAENAFGDKRLYVEKYLENPKHIEVQILSDGDKVVHLFERDCSVQRRHQKLLEEAPAPILTNKERMNITEDAVKLMRYIGYTNAGTVEMLFDVKTRKHYFMEINARLQVEHPVTEMITGIDIVAKQIEIALEGSLDLKQDNIRINGHAIEARVNAENPLTMLPSPGTIVDYIEPNGPGIRVDSGVNKGSFIPPEYNPLIAKVIAWGSNREQALKRLERALLEFTITGVETNILLLRKIIQHPVFRKGIHTTKFIEYYGKSITDSILEEEKIHAIAMAIVTMNSTNGFRSALSSITSINNSILHSHRVQALKRRAWAYWTMLRSRVKRRK
- a CDS encoding M20 family metallopeptidase, which codes for MLPKWVYELAEKVLMKSIEYPTVLGDSYKEIVEYYSEVLKKYGIHTTIYRVEDEYLRKVLPESLRPEKPRYILLAKLGSGDKVIQFNGHYDVVAPGAGWKITDPFKPKKIDNKIYGRGSTDMKGGIAAFVAAMAYLASSKEPLDHVVEAAIVPDEEIGGETGTGYLVDKLGSRPDWVIIAEPSGIDTIWIGHKGAVWAEVIVKGKQTHGSTPWLGINAFEKMVYVAKYLIEEVKPVVESRRSKYTYDMPESAKATMNLGGKLTAPGSINIVPGQVSFSIDRRVIVEENVDDVEKELISYIKQAASYAKADVDIKIVTKLEPALTDPQSTLTRTLENTIQKILGKQPRKVVCTGGLDLHYYTSKGIQAVSYGPGDSDVAHQVDEYIVVDDLYKAIEVYVEFSKNKPG
- a CDS encoding acetyl-CoA carboxylase biotin carboxyl carrier protein subunit — its product is MARRYRAEISSGGFIEIEIDGKDREYNVKIFDESGVRIYNVKIINIDDDAKQAVIEINGRRVKIAGLSGGIVINGVPSIVKRVFELIPISYGEKTGVKRVVQREKGLIVSPIDGKITDVKVKPGDKVNPDSVIALMSSMKMITEIKAGIAGVVTEVYVKPGVAIKKGEKIVKIKPIVEEEGKEEKKEKKSRRKKKQ